A region of the Mangifera indica cultivar Alphonso chromosome 10, CATAS_Mindica_2.1, whole genome shotgun sequence genome:
GTGGATAGGGTTTCGAATGAACAAAATTGTGAAAAAGATGCCTATATGTATAGGAATCACATATGCCTGTACCTTTTGGATGTATAAGTGTACATCCTTGATTCCCAATTGTGTACTTCATGATTGTAACAGATTCTCAAGCATGGATAAGAACAAACACGCAAGCCTTATCACACAATATGCAAGCGTATGTGTGACTATGTACGATTGTGTGTTGTCCCATGTACAATAGTACGTTGTCACATATACGGGCGTATGTATTTTGGAAAAATGGGTCGGGCTTTTTGATTGGATAAATCCAAACCAATTCAATCTCACATATACAcctaaatacattaaaattattatactttAGTTCCTAAGTGCTAGAAAACACACTTTGAGTTCACTCGTTAATGGAGAAGTTGTTCTAAAGAGATGTTGGCTTGCTTGCTATTGGGGTTTAATTGCACACATGGTTCTCAACgcactttaattttttttggtgagTCAACATACTTTAATCTTCTTTTACTTGCAAGATGAAGTGTTTTATTgttaggccaaataactattttacacACAAGGTTTGAAGCAAACCTAATTTCTTATctgttaattatcaaaaatctaaatatccatctgtttattaaattttactgttactgctaagggtaaaatagttatttaaaaaatttatttaaactcatatttaggATTATcccttaagttttgaaaaaaaactattttttgcCCTCTAAATTACCTTTTTTCTTGAGGTTTCAAGACCTATTATTTCCCTCCAGGTCTTAGGGTTTCCTTGGCAAAATCTCAAAACCCCCcacatatttttctctctgCCTACTGCCACCccaagattttgaaatattgcCAATGCACACCTTGATTTCTTATGTCGATTGTTGTTGCGTTTCCGACTTCATCCCTTCTGTCTTTGGCTACTAATCTGCCAAAGGCTGAGTCGTCGTCAAGCTAAGTACCGGTCGTCAATGAGTTTGCTCCTTCACAACCACCTCCAAATGcaaattttcttctccttcttgcCGCCGTTGAGACCCTTGTGTATTCTTATTCCAAGCCCATGTATTCTTATTCCTATTCTAGGCCCATggtatttttaaataagttttttattcCTATTTTAGGTCCATGTGTATTCTAATTCCAAGTGTACGTGAGAGTGGGTCTTTTTATacattctcaaattttttagaTGGGCTTAAACATATACTTGCAAGTGTTAGCCTATCCTCACATAGACCCAGATTTGTCCCAATATgtcagaaatatatattggatttataaatatagagattaaaacttatattacacaaaacaaaTTGGCTTGTATTAAGGTCCAATTTAAATCTCAAGCGCAATCACTATAGACTTGTTACTTGTATTCAGGAATACTTTTCACTGTTAAACCTGCTGTTTGACTCGTGCTTTGATATTATttcggaaatatatattaagtcTACCAGTGTGGagattaaaacttatattatacaaacccatataccactcactttattcaattttatcagatgtgagactttttttttttttatttgagtttccaatatatatatatatatatatatatatatatatatatatatatatatatatatatatatatatatatatatatatatatatatgtatgtatgtataaaagcACTAAATCTGCTGAACTGCTGCCAATTTGAAACtcaattttgatatgtttaattTTGTGCAAAAGTGGAAAGCAGGATTAACATCAAGCTAGCTGACTCCTCCATGTCTGGAGGAACTTGTTCTCATTACATATTAGTGGTGTTCGTGCAAACTGGTAGCACAAACTTTATTCCATGCACATTCGCTCACAAGTAAATAAAACTCTGGAGTTGCATAAACATGTTTGTTCATACTGTACAGGCCCAAACCAACCTtgggggaaaaaagaaaaaaactattcTTCTTCATATTTGGGATGGCCGTCCACTTTGGCATTGTGCATATATAGTTTGAACTCTTTCTCCATAACGAACTAGGATTTGTCACCAATAAGCTGCTTCCAGGATTCCATCTCAACTCTCTTGTGAGGACACTGACTTCACCACGTACATGTAATTTATGGAGAAATATTGCGGTGAATCCAAGTTTTGGCATGGATCCTACACATTTCTATGGCTTGAgatctctcttttctttttattgattttgttaggatcccaagtgtaaggtatgagatttggatcccacattggaaagtatgggcaactagtgtggggtttatatgaccttgggctctcccatcttaatagttagcttttgaggtgtggttctcttaaggttcgtatcatttggtatcagagttgTCACCATGTttcccagttgcaatcgtgcggcgcaggtggtgacgccggcattgcagtgttcaCCCAGGGCTAGCAGGAAGCTAGCGCACAACCAGCCCGCATGGGCGTcggggctgcggagcgtggtggtatgttaggatcctaAGTGTAAgatatgagacttggatcccacattagaAAATATGGGCAACTAgtatggggtttatatgaccttagACTCTCCCATTTCAATAACTAACTTTTAAGGTATGGTTCTCTTAAGGTTCGTATCGGATTTCTATGAAGTGATTTGATATTAAATCTTTCTCTTAGCGAATTAAGATATTACATGAAGGTAAGGTATGTTAGCCAAGATAATGACCTGTGAACCACAAAGTATAAATCTAAGCCTCAATTGATTAATGTGGCATCGTTTTCAGAAAACTACCTATTTTTAATGTTCTTCACAGAACACAATTTTGATATACTCTAATAgattgtttttgaattttaaaatgaagaaatcagAAGCACTGAAACACTTGGCTCTATAAACGAAGAGATCAGGATCCTATTCCCATCTTTTTAAGAtgaacaaatattaattaatttatatgtacCTAGTGAGCCTATGATTGTTAATCACAAGTGCACACGTGGAGCGGGGCCATACTCATCCGGGTTTTCGGCCGTAACAGGAGTAAACTTGTGAACATTCAAAAGCTGGTTTTCTTCCCATAATGATCAGCGGCTTTTTCTACGGCCCAAgcaaagtttatttatttatttttccctattttcaaaagtttatctCTCTCACTTTTCTTTAGGGCAAATGCCCGGATCGAGTCTAGGCCTACTCCACGCGTGAGCTTGAAACTATCATAGGCTTATTGGGTACATcttgattatatttttctttaacacTGTTCCTTATTGCTTATTGATTGCATCAATGTATTTGTTTAATGTTTAACAAAGGATTATATTTGAGAATTCGATCCTCGGCACGTGTGGTTGGGTATGTTTGGTGATTTTGTTATCTTTCATGGGAGTTTGACAGTTTTCTCAATTCATCTTCACTTTTGTTTTGTGACTATCAATTTGTTCTTACCATTGATAGTCAGGGTATTTACCAAAGCTAAAAAACAATCGGTTAGAGTATCAATGTATTTGTTTAATGTTTAAAGtgatttcttcattttaaactcaaaaacaaTCTATTAGAGTAGATCAAAACCGTGTTCTGTCAAgaacaattatttaaaaccatgccatattaattaattgaggCTTAGATTTATACTTCGTATTCATGTGTCGTCATCTTAGCTCAACATTCCTTTAACTTGATATAATATCTTAATTTGCTAAAAGAAAGATTTAATATAAAAGACTACAtagaaatcaataaaaaaaagagagatctCGAGATTATATGACAAAATCTACATCTAGGGTTTTGATTTAGCCTTGAACAAaccattttaattcaataataaacAGATACAAATGAACACAAGTACACAACATAATATATATGGTgcaaattaataagtaaaactTGCAGAAGTTACTGATGGTGACAGATTCTGATCAGGTGGTATCCTCATTATCTTTTTCAAGTGATGAAATTCTTGACTCACCGCCACGAAACATGAAGCGAGTGGTGTAACTTGCACCAGTTTTAGAGTTAAAAGAAGATGAATCACTTCCTTGAGAACCCTCTTGATCTGGTGGTGGAGCCTTTTTACGACCCATGAGAAGCGTAGCTCGTAGTGAATTGCCAGATTTTTCTTCACCTTGGCCGCTCTCAATCTTGCCAGACCCTTCATGCTGAGAAGCTTTTGGTTTTTTCCTGAACATCTCCAATATTCTTCTCAGTCTAACTCTAGGGTTTTCCTTCTCTCTTTGCCTTTAGTCTCCAGCGTACTTATAGAAGCTCTAAACCGACATTCTTTCAAATGCAGAAATTGATAGATAGATTGCAACCTGGTGTGAAAACATCTAAGAAGTGGAGAACATGTGGGCTGGCAGTGGAAATTGTTGACTGCATTAATTGATACATTCAAGGAGTAATTTAAGGGGTCATCGTAATAATCAATGTTATCATTTGCTAAACTTTGTTCCAGATCCAAGCGGACACGGTTTGAACAGTGTTATTGCTTTGTTCGAGACTAGGGAAGGATCTGGTCCCTCCCTCAGCTGTTCGGTCAAAACTGGactcatttatttgtttaataaaattgttcaCTCTGCCCTTgacattatttatcatttttggcAATACCATTTATTCATTAATAACCCTTCAATGTTACTCTACACCACTTagaataagtttgaatttgaacataaattatatatgatgccttcaatttgaatttgagctggCCAACCagttgatattttaattaggccaaaagattatttcccaTTCAAGTTCAAGATTTGTTGAATTTCCAACCATCATCCatttctattattaaattacGTTAAGTGaaagaatgataattttattttacatagatttttttttttattttattttttcttttattttttttattttttctaatttcccCTTTTTGAAATGACCTATATCGAGGGcaaacataattttgaaaatattagcaatattaataaaaatatcattttttctgagaaatttaagaaagtttaatgatgtttttaaaatttgcaaaatttctatATATCTTTTCGTGCTTTCAAAATAACagataaaccttaaaaaatttgaacaaaatacaatattttaaatttacttagacttttgatatttttaaaagtttaagtgataaatttttatataaataaaaataaattaataatttaaagttaatactAAATGTTAATAATGcagttttataatttcttaaaaaaaaaaaaaaagaatctacaaatgaatttgaatgacatgtgagaaattaatttttcaaacttaaaagaaatTCTTGGGTTGGCAATGTAAACATgctttaataattcaataaaactatgtacaactattttttatacataatttatgtacacagatgaggtgttatcatgtgattggatgtttctttatcatatgatgatacatgttttaaaatcacctaattacatgatgacacatgttttaaaatcacctaattacatgatgacacatcactgtgtacatgaattgtgtaccaaaaatgggtacacatagcattgcacTTAATAATTAAGCTATCAGAATTGCAAATGAGGCAATCCCTTACATTCAGATTTTAATTTAGTATGAATGCATCAATTTCTTAAATTTAGCTTTTTCGTTTTGAGTAAATTATTATGTTCCAAAAATGATGCTATAAGTGTtggaaatataaattattatattatatctaaatattttatttttaaaattaaaatattactattaaaaagGGTAACTAATCATCTAGTTAGATAATATCATTGATttacaatgaaaatatataattttatcgaatTTGATCATATTGCACGTTTTTTATCTGACTTTAAAgatgtgtttgatttgattgataattttttttaattattgacattaattattaaatttattttcaagctaatgtgatagataatataaagaACCGATCTAATCTtacttttttacaattttactGCAActttataaatttagtttaacattttaatgatatttaagtaaaataatattttaaagctCTTTTATTATAAGAAACCAAACACaatgattatttataaatattaatttatccaTTAATCTTTAACGTAATCTAACATTTTTTAGTCTTGGTAATAAACGGTTCTCCAAACCAAATGTACCCTAATTGTGGTTTGGTACATGGgtttaaaaattgaatcaaatcaaccAGTCTGATTGATTGAATTGTCAATTATTAATCAAACCGATAAGATTATGTGTAAAACCAAGTTTGACTCgaccaataaaaaatttgatttttttttcaaaaactcatTGTGAAAATTTGAACTAAGaccttatttatcatatttgaatatctataccattaaactaaacttatttttattttaatgtcaaataaatcaaattatgtatttaactataaattatacaacaatttttttaatattatttttgatcAATTAACTAGTTTAACTATCGATCAATTGATTATGTCaaattgtcttttttattgGATCGATATccaatttgattataaaaacattGGTTTGGTATGATCTAACAACCAAAATCTAATCTAAAGCATGATTTTGTTGAATCACACTTAAAcggttgaattttaatttaaaaatatgtggTCTTGTTTGATCTCATCAAATTGTAACTTTTTGATGTAATTTCGATTATCATCCAGTGTGAAGCCATATTGGAAGAGAAAGCAAATAATGACCAAAAACTCCGGGCCTAGTTCGAAAGAAGcccaatttgaaatttaataaaatccaaaaaattttaaattggattcgaaaactcaaactcgaatattcaaattgatgaaGGTCATACACATACATTTAACTCTTAATAGCGGACAttttttttgatacataatgAGAAAAATACAATCATTGTCAATCAGTAATGACGCCAAAACAAGCTGCCTCCTCCACGAGAGAGGAACTTATTTTCAAATACATATTATCGGAATCTCTGCAAACTGGTGACACAAACGTTATtgagtaattaaaataattattttcccaGGATTACTAGGAAGCCTGAAGTTGAACAGCTCGAAGATCCAACTTTTAATTGCCATTTCGAAGTGCTCGATTAccacattttataatttatcaaccACATCATTGTGAATGCAAGCACCGCCATCAGCAAAATGTGCGCCATGGGGAGCACCGTGACTTGCTCCGGCAAATATTTCTCCAGGATGGACTCTAATTGGAGCAGCCAGAAGTACTGTGGACATCTTTGACAAAATTGCCTGAGGAGAAGCTTTAAGTAGAACAGCGTGAACTGCTGGAGGGGCAGCAGCATTGCAAGGCGATATTTATTCACTTGTTGTCTTTCGATTGTCATGTGTAAAGTCTTCAGAATATGAAACCTTACTAGAATTTCAGAGGCTGAGAACATAACAGGGCGAAGAAAATCCTTCATCTGGAAAATAGTATAGGTGATGTTTAACACAGTTCCCATAGTTGAATAATTGCCAGTAGGTGGAAGCCTGGGAACGATATCAAGATGATGCTTTATATGCAAGAGATGAAGATTGCTGAAGCTGTTGAACACATTCACAAAGTCTGAGTTTCCAACCTTAGGACTTGAAAAGGCAAATACGGTTACCATTGCAGTGGCCATGGAAGAAGGATCAGAGCAAGTATTATAGCCATTGGCAACTATGTCAGCTGCAGTCAATATAGCAAACCCACTTCCCAGAGAATGACCTGTCACTGTTATACTGATTTCCTCGTGCTGGTATTCTTTCACCAGTTTCTGAACTGCTTCAAGAACCTAGACATGTAACAACAGTAAAAATAAGAACTGCTGGATTctgaacagaaaaaaaaaaaagaaaaagaaaaaaaccttgtgtgttattataaaagataaattatttactttatatcTAGCTGACATGTAGATGGAGAGAAAGCCTGAATGTACACGAGCATCTCCACAGAGCTTCCCTAAAATTGGTTCAGCTGAGGTTTGAGCAAATTCGATATCTTTTACCCATTCTGCCATTGTCACTGTTCCTCTCCAGGAAATCAGAATGTCTCGCCTTCCTAAGTGCTTTGTCCCTTCATCTGAGGCCACGGCCACGAAGCCGACCCATGTACGTAAGCCTTTAGCAATTAAATCTAATTTCGAGTCACCATAAACATAGTTGTTTATGGTGTAATGCTCCAGGCCAACCTTAGAGAAGAGCTCTTGTTCTTCATATTTGGGTTTCCCGTAATTGGAAGGA
Encoded here:
- the LOC123228381 gene encoding phospholipase A1-IIgamma-like, with protein sequence MSNWKKLCGENNWEGLLKPFDKSLCETLVHYCKRVEVVYDTLQHSITDPSNYGKPKYEEQELFSKVGLEHYTINNYVYGDSKLDLIAKGLRTWVGFVAVASDEGTKHLGRRDILISWRGTVTMAEWVKDIEFAQTSAEPILGKLCGDARVHSGFLSIYMSARYKVLEAVQKLVKEYQHEEISITVTGHSLGSGFAILTAADIVANGYNTCSDPSSMATAMVTVFAFSSPKVGNSDFVNVFNSFSNLHLLHIKHHLDIVPRLPPTGNYSTMGTVLNITYTIFQMKDFLRPVMFSASEILVRFHILKTLHMTIERQQVNKYRLAMLLPLQQFTLFYLKLLLRQFCQRCPQYFWLLQLESILEKYLPEQVTVLPMAHILLMAVLAFTMMWLINYKMW